The stretch of DNA CAGCAGATGGCCCGTGATTTCGCCGAGAAAGAGGTGCGCCCGATCGCCGAGGCGATCGACCGCGAGGCACACTTTCCGCGCGAGACGGTGGCGCGAATGGGCGAGCTGGGGTTCATGGGCATCGCGGTGCCCGAGGGCTACGGGGGCAGCGGCAGCGACGCGGTGGCCTACACGCTCGCGGTCGAGGAGATCGCCCGCGCCTGCGCCTCGCACGCCGTGATCATGTCGGTCAACAACTCGCTGTACTGCGATCCGGTCCTGGCGCACGGCACCGAGGAGCAGAAGGCGCGCTTTCTCACCCCGTACGCGTCCGGCAAGAAGATCGGCTGCTTCGCGCTGACCGAGCCGGAGGCGGGCTCGGACGCGAGCAACCAGACCACGCTGGGCCGCGCGGAGGGAGCCGGCTACGTCCTGGACGGCCGCAAGGTGTTCGTCACCAACGGTCGCGAGGCCTCCGCGGCGCTGGTGTTCGCCCAGACCGACCGGGCGGCCGGCCGTCGCGGCATCACCGCCTTCCTGGTGGAGAAGGGTACGCCCGGCTTCACGGTGGTGAAGACCGAGGACAAGCTCGGCATCCGGGCCTCCGACACCGCGGAGTTGCTGTTCGAGCGGTGCCGGGTGCCCGCGAACAACCGGCTGGGCGCGGTGGGGCAGGGCTTCAAGATCGCGCTGGCCACGCTGGACGGCGGCCGGATCGGGATCGCCGCGCAGGCCGTCGGGATCGCCACGGCCGCCTACGAGGCGGCGGTGGCCTACGCCCGCGAGCGGAAGAGCTTCGGGGTGCCGATCGGTCAGCACCAGATGGTGCAGTGGATGCTCGCGGACATGGCGACCACGATCGAGGCGGCGCGTCTGCTCACGCGGCGCGCGGCCTGGAGGAAGGACTCGGGGGCGACGTACGGCGCCGAAGCCGCGATGGCCAAGCTCTTCGCGGCCGAGACCGCGATGCGGGTGACCACCGACGCCATCCAGGTACACGGCGGCTACGGGTTCATCAAGGAGTACCAGGTGGAGCGGCACTTCCGCGACGCCAAGATCACCCAGATCTACGAGGGCACGTCGCAGATCCAGAAGCTGGTCATCGCCCGTCGGCTCCTCGGGGCCGTCGCGCAGGTGGCCTGAGGAGCGTTCCGACATGGCTCAGGGCAGGGATCGGTGGGAGGAGGAGAGCTACGGCCCCTTCGTCCGGCGCGCGCCGGAGCGTGAGGTGCCGTTCGAGACCCTCTCCGGGATTCCGGTGCAGCCGCTCTACACGCCGGAGGACCTTCCCGGGTG from Candidatus Methylomirabilota bacterium encodes:
- a CDS encoding acyl-CoA dehydrogenase family protein, whose protein sequence is MHLDLTQEQAMIQQMARDFAEKEVRPIAEAIDREAHFPRETVARMGELGFMGIAVPEGYGGSGSDAVAYTLAVEEIARACASHAVIMSVNNSLYCDPVLAHGTEEQKARFLTPYASGKKIGCFALTEPEAGSDASNQTTLGRAEGAGYVLDGRKVFVTNGREASAALVFAQTDRAAGRRGITAFLVEKGTPGFTVVKTEDKLGIRASDTAELLFERCRVPANNRLGAVGQGFKIALATLDGGRIGIAAQAVGIATAAYEAAVAYARERKSFGVPIGQHQMVQWMLADMATTIEAARLLTRRAAWRKDSGATYGAEAAMAKLFAAETAMRVTTDAIQVHGGYGFIKEYQVERHFRDAKITQIYEGTSQIQKLVIARRLLGAVAQVA